The Chitinophagales bacterium genomic sequence GGTAATTTCACAGATACCTGCACGCTATACAAATATGACAGTACGGGCTTTCATGTATTAGGCTACTTACCCAGAGGAGTCTATTGTGCCGGCGACCTGTTTTTTTATAAATACAGGTTGTTCATGACCTCATATTACAAAACACTGGATACCGGGTTCATTACAGAAATAGTGATCCCTGCACCGGAACAAAGTTGCTATTATATGGGGCTTGGTACACTAATACCTTTTGGCGCATTTTGCATTAATGATAACAATGCAACCAGGACATTTATTACACCAGCTATTAAGCCAAATTATGATTCATCTTTATTGGTGGAAATCGATATGGACAATCGAAAAATCTTAAAAACACTATGTACATACCCTTTTTCAATCAGAGGAGCTGCAACTTATTACAACCTTACAGGAGATAGTACTCAGTGTCCGTACACGCCTAATTCTGTAACTACACTAAAAAGTTACAGAGAGACGAAGTATGTAGATGCATACAATCCCGTAAAGGATATAATACGTGTGAATACTAATTTGGATAATACAGAGATCAGGACAATCAACCTGTACGATTTATCAGGTAAAAAAATCAAATCTTTCGGCAATACTGAGTTTCCCGGGAACCTAAACATAGCAGACCTTTCTAATGGATTATATATCTTCCAGATCATTTCATCCCATGGGGAAGTGTGGAACCAGAAAGTAGTAAAATCCGATTTTTGATTCTACTTAGTATAATAATTATTGCAGGTTCCCTATGATTGGCACTAATACAAATGAACCCGAATGCACACTGTAATTTGGCAAAAACAGTGAGTACAGGGATTAGTCCGGTTATAAACTGAACTTATTTATAACCACCAGTCGCAGACCCGCGGGAGCAACGTTAAAACTGAACTCACAATTCCGTTAGGGTCTCGTGCGGAAGTTCCTTGCGGAACAAAAGCAAACTGCTCTTACTCAAGGACACAATAACCGTTGGCAACCTTTGCGGCAAGGCCATCGGCAGCTTTGCATGCAACTTTGGCATCCTTTTTTGTGAGCTTTTTATAGTAGAGTGTCTCCTGTGGCTTACCTGTATTTTTTTCTGCACACTTGCAGGTCCAATCCTTTTTGCATGACGTGATGCCGAGAATCAATATACCCAGTAATGCGATCGCTGTTGTCTTTTTCATTTTGTGATGTGTTTTATAAATCAAATTTGTGCCCGGAAGTTAATTTGAAATCGTTTAAAAAAGTTATGGTAGTGTGCAATATGGATTACCATTCTGGTCCTGCCCTCCTGATGCTTCGCTATCACGTTTCACTGCTGTTTTTGTTATAGCTTTCATGGTAAGGTTTCCTTGTGTACACTGGCAGGTGTATTCTTTTATACATTATGAGAAAGATTAGGCTAAACACCACAAAAAGACAAAGAATTAATTACACAATCAGATATCGACTTTAGCACAGTTCCGTTTTAAAGAAGAATAAAATCTATTCTGGGTACACAAAAGTCCAATTCCTTTCTTCTAAATAATCGGCATCTACATCCCATCTTTTTAACACCATATGTTCTTTGCGGACAGTCTCCCACCCGTAAAATTTAACAGTATCAGGATCAAAAAGGATAATACTAATTGTATCAGATGGAAATTTTTCTATAACCTCCCTCCATGGAACCCTACTGTCATACATAGCTACTGCCCCAGGCAAAATGCCACCTACACCCTGAGGTTTGTCCGGGATTGTAGGATTGGGATATATATCCACTTCCTGATGATATACCAACTTATTTGAGTTGTTTTGTACATAAATAGTGTAGATTATTTCGACAGGAGGTTTTTTACAACCCCAAAGAAATAATGCTAAAATACAAACTATCGTTTTCATATTAATAAACGTTATCAAAAAGCGAACCAAAATGGATTAATCGGATGAAAAAATATCCAATACCAATTTGGATTGTAATCCAAACGATAAACTGGCTCGCCTCTTTCATTTTCTCTAAGCCAAGGACTGCCGCCTTGGTCAGGATTCAAATATCCAATTTTTCTTCTCATTCCGGAATTGTGATATCTATGAGACATCCTGTTGGCTTGGGTTTCATACCATTCTGATTTATGATCACCACTAATTGCTGATCCCAACAAACTCCCAACACCAACTTGTGTAAGATATAATGGCCCTAACATTCGGCTTTGCATAGTGTGTCCATATTCATGTCTTAAAAGATGATTCTGATATCCATCTATTGGCCCAATATTGTGTGAATGTATATAGCTTCCTAATGTTATTCCCCAACGCCATTTACCTCTATCCTCATTTATTATTGTTGCCCCTTCATAATATTCTATATTGTCGATACGTCCAAGATTATTTCTTACGTGAGCCCCAGTTTTACCCCATTCAGTTTGCTGACTTTCCCATGTCAAGCGCGAAAAAATAGAACCTAAATTTCCGAAAACTGTTTTATTGTCTGTCCATGCAAAAACTCCACAATCTATCCTAAGGGCATTATTTACCCGACCACCTTCACGAAAACTGTTCCTGAATTCTGACCATGCCTGTCCACTTGTCCCTCTATTCCAAAACTCTAATCCGCCTTTAGTAAATGCTGTTGACGCAAATTCCCTAAACATAGCTGATATAGAACCTACAAATAAATTTCCGCTTGGATCAGTATATTTTAACGGGTTGTTCAGTACATAAGAATACTTGTTATATGCTTGAGAATTTGCTGCATCACCAATAAAAGGGTCAGGGCTAAACATACGACCAACCAGCGGATCATAAATCCTCCCATTCATATTGATGACATTATTGTTATAATATACCATTCCGCTTAATGTAGTTCTTGTCCAGATATGCTCATGCCCTGTATAGCCACGATCTGTTATCCAGGGAGAAAGCAACAAAGAACCATTACCTGGGGCATGTTATGGCACCCGGGCTTGCTTTTGTAGGCATCATATCTACAGCCATGTGGCTGCTCATCAACCATACAGGAAATTATTACAAACAATACCACGAGCCTGCCATCGTTTATGCCATTTTAGCTATCGGCTGTATTATCATCGCTTTGCAGTGGCATAGAAAAATGTACCTGCAATACAAGGCTTTGAATGCATAGTATTACACTACTGCTTCCTTGTCTTTGATATGGATGGTGTAGCTGTCCTCTATTTTATGGCCCATCAGCTCGAGTCGGGAACCTTCGTTGAATTCGAGGGTCATACCGTCGCGGTTGTTGTTCAGGAATACTTCAGTTACTTCAGCACCCAATAGTTTCAGCAGGTTGTAATCGTCAGTTATGGGAGCCAGTTTGTAGTATTCGTGCCGTTGTTTTTTGTAGCGGAAGGCGAAGTAGCCATCAATACTTATATATGCCGCATCTTCGAAGTGTATAGTTATAGTAGTGGTGGAATAACACACTTCCGTCACGGTTCTTTCCCTCAGGCTGTTCAGATCAATATCATGCGGTATGGGTAACATAACCTGTCGTTTATTGATGTATCATAAAGATAACACTAAATATGTAAAATATCACTACAACAAAGCCCCCGCTAAACAGCGGGGGCTTCTACTTTAAACTAAACCTATCTATGAAAAACTAACTTTTATTATGCTTTTACTTCTTCTCCGTTGTTGCGTATCACCACAACACCATCA encodes the following:
- a CDS encoding T9SS type A sorting domain-containing protein translates to MQTVSAQKFYVNTGKVGLQPEPGKTYLLDIDTCNVISDTTNYTIYSCVPTSIDSVYNDIAIDKQGNIWYVTEGGHLYKRKLNDTTSCQFLGDFTTKQIAGLVADTAGNIYAAGNFTDTCTLYKYDSTGFHVLGYLPRGVYCAGDLFFYKYRLFMTSYYKTLDTGFITEIVIPAPEQSCYYMGLGTLIPFGAFCINDNNATRTFITPAIKPNYDSSLLVEIDMDNRKILKTLCTYPFSIRGAATYYNLTGDSTQCPYTPNSVTTLKSYRETKYVDAYNPVKDIIRVNTNLDNTEIRTINLYDLSGKKIKSFGNTEFPGNLNIADLSNGLYIFQIISSHGEVWNQKVVKSDF